AAATAAAAAAATGGGAATTTTCTTACATTTCCTCCTCCAACCACCTTCTCCGCTGCATACACCGTTTTCCCACACCTGGGACACACATCTGAGCCTCCCGCTTTCTGGGCAAACTTGGAGGCATTGGGATTATTTGTAGGACGATGAGGAGCTGGACTGTCAAGAATGATAATGTTTCTAAATGAATGTTTGTTTCAGAAGTAAAATCCAAAAACAAACAGCAGCTTAAGACTATTTACAATGTCCCGCCATCTACTTTATTCAGATCAGTAAATTTGATCCTCACGCTTCAGGCTTGATCCCAAGTCCTTCTCCTGTGTCCATGCTCAGTGTGCCAGCTCCACCTCCAAAGCCATAGCCTTTTGGCCCATACTTCTTGCCATAGCATGATTTACAATAGATTTCATCCCCATGAACAGCCACCGTTGTGCTGTCCAAGTTCTTCTTGCAGACCACTTCCAAAGACAAAGAATGAAAATGAACCAGTCACTCTTTTAGCATGATCGTTCGATGCATTTATCACAGAATGAAGTGTGATGCTTGCAtaacagaccaccaccaccatacTGGACTTAGCACATTCAAATGATTCCTTATCAGGTCTGAAAGAGGAGTGTGTGTGCCACCTTCCTCTGCCATATTAGGAAGAACATTACTATTGTCATGTTTACTTGGGATCCATATAAGGCCCTGAGTAAAACTTGCAGACGCTCACATCCCTACGCGCGTGCCACATTCCCAGCATTCCTTAGTCatattttgtgagtttgaaagtgAGTAAGTGCTAATGAAAATCAGATTAGCAAAGAATGTCAGAACTTACTGCAAAGAAAACAGGATTTGTGCCAGCTCTTCCCCTCACACTGCACCTCCTCGGCAAAATAGACAGTTTTCTGGCAGCAGCCGCACTTGTTTCCTCCTCCGAAAGGCATTCTGCAAACACAGGACAGCAGGTTGTATACATTCCTTACTCGTTGTGTATCTGAGGCTTAGTGTCGTCAGGAGACAGACATCTTGATGCAGTAACATCTATAAAAGGACAAGTCTCATGTTATGGTTCCCTTTCTTTTCTTCCAGTTCAGCCTGCAGTAGATGTTCAGAAACTTTATGCAAAGCAGCTTCCAGCGTGACGGATATCGCACCAAACCAGTTgagatattgtttttttttttcagcgtttttaacTGATGGTGACATTGTGAGAAGAGAGGCCAGAGGCAGTTCTCCTGGATCCATATATTTGGACTTctaaacatgcttaaaaaaataaataaaatgtcctGATtacttaaaaattcagttttaaaTGATGTGTGAAGCTCACCTGCAGCTGTTATACAGCTGACCTCCACTCTCTCGTTTTCCTGATGAAGTCTTTAAAAACACGGACCTCTTGCGTTAGCCCACTTCTTTACAGAAAAGCAAAAACACCAACTTTTTCAAATATATTATAACCCTAATACTGACAGTTATGTCAGTAGCAATGCTTTTAGAGGGTCCGGATGAGTTCTCAGAATAAAAACATCTTAATCACAAGGGGAAAGTTTATTTTCTGAGTGTTGAAACAGGTTTTTACTCACCTGTCCTGAAGTCAAAGGCTTTACCAGCTCTTTAAGGAAGCGAGAAGAGATGTCTTTGATGCCGAGAAGACGAGAGAAGCTGTGAGGACACCCGGCTCCAACCGAGGGTGGAGTCAGAGAGGAGCAGGGAGAAGATGATGATGGGGAGGGCAGGGCACAAAGATCCGGGCCTTAGAATGCTCTTGTTGAGCGTGACCACTAGATTTAAATGTTTACAGAAACAAGTTTAACTCGAAGATTCAGTGGTATTCAGTAGCAATCAGGAGTTTTTCCTCTGAAATGACTCAATCCTGAGAAGTATGTCCGCTTTCCCGCCCTTGCAGCGGTTGTCTAGTGGGCGGGCCCTTCCTCCTGTGAGAAGACACTCATCAGCtgattaaccctaaccctcacctgCTCCTGGGCCTGACTGACCTTTATTGTTGCAATGATCAACCTCCTGAGATTCCTTGCTGattaatatttatattttttttctATCGGCAGTTGATCTGATATTTTTCTGTTGACTGTTTAATTCGACATTCCATCTCTTCCCTGGATTTCTTACTTATTCATCTCTCATCACACCTCTGCTCTTCCTGGAATACTCAAGGATCTTCTCACCCAGCCGCATGTCCATGGGCCCTCCTGACATCTGGAGACTCTGCCTGACCtctagttgttttcctgcttcaacacacctgatttcaatcagcaggtgattaacaggcttctctgtgcttcatgagctgctgaacagggtgTACATCAGGCTGTGAGCTTGAACTCTGTTGAGAGTGAACTGTTGGGGCAGCAATCTGCCTCCGAGGCGTCCAACCTGCCCTTCCTCAAAGACgaagaaaaaacagaaaacagtcATTACACTGACTCTCAGCCAGCAAATTCTTAtttctgaattttttttttttggagggcTGGTGTCCAGCATGTTCCAGTTGTtcaattcagtggttgattcacctgttcagcagctcatcaggtgctgcagaagcctgttaatcacctggggcctcatttatgaagcttgcttacgcacaaaacggggtcggaaaactgcgtaagcaactttccacgcaaactttgggatttatgaaagaaaacttagtggaaaaatgtgcgcaactttaagttgactaagaacctggcttacgcacacgtgggacatggagagcacctgcagtgctgctgctgagaaggataaaatatgaaatccagcagcattgtcacttgtactgctttgtgcacacacagaacaagcaacacccccccccccccccccccacacacacacacacagcctgaagagcAGAATAGggaatgctgaatatcagcagggggcagaatgagacagaatgtcatgcgtctgtgacagtgtgagcatcctgtcactgtgaccccactggtcatgcaccctggctacttggtgaAGATAGATCTTCGTTTGGCTGaatggttagcgcgcgtgacttgcACCCAAGATTCTGGGGATTGAATCTCGATTGtacctttttttttatatccgccacagatctctgaagacgtcacagcattgacggcttcagcaacgctgtgccactccatgaactttctcttatttgttttgcaaaaacacttcctttcatttctccacctcacccacaagtacctgaatttctgcttgtgaaatagccagGGGTGGAAAG
This sequence is a window from Nothobranchius furzeri strain GRZ-AD chromosome 3, NfurGRZ-RIMD1, whole genome shotgun sequence. Protein-coding genes within it:
- the csrp1b gene encoding cysteine and glycine-rich protein 1b, coding for MPFGGGNKCGCCQKTVYFAEEVQCEGKSWHKSCFLCMVCKKNLDSTTVAVHGDEIYCKSCYGKKYGPKGYGFGGGAGTLSMDTGEGLGIKPEAPAPHRPTNNPNASKFAQKAGGSDVCPRCGKTVYAAEKVVGGGNSWHKGCFRCAKCGKGLESTTLADRDGEIYCKGCYAKNFGPKGFGFGQGAGALAHSQ